The following proteins come from a genomic window of Aspergillus luchuensis IFO 4308 DNA, chromosome 3, nearly complete sequence:
- a CDS encoding SGNH/GDSL hydrolase family protein (CAZy:CE3;~COG:S;~EggNog:ENOG410PKDM;~InterPro:IPR013830,IPR036514;~PFAM:PF13472;~SECRETED:SignalP(1-39)) — protein MSGLLGSRSWWLPSPGSRGFCYLFVYLAALFTLTPVVHAAVAVEPGAFGQLSQLANNPPFPLATTNEDSETWSPVTNSMQLGEGKEEQDALQMMTFMNDATKTDPTSTETPCPKEKKGTTRGGIESGSGSGRKTLPSSWWAPYTGTAPSEPQAHGELQHQATLGQPPTSGGYAPDVSPDFDRHHFAVWGRVAAIDKDLIYDVLSAHQADLMLLMLGFNDMAWFQSDASGTLDSIRTLVINARAANPNLKFAIANVPQRTLIPGREDIPFNTNIYNALLRNAVPEWSSAGSPIHLVELQENYDCGPDACPAGYDGLHPNTLGEYQIARAFSLTLVKVYGIGNSPLIIPDKIPERPPHLSFSF, from the exons ATGTCTGGTCTTCTGGGGAGCCGTTCCTGGTGGCTTCCATCACCGGGAAGCCGAGGGTTCTGCTATCTTTTTGTGTATCTTGCAGCTCTATTCACTCTAACCCCAGTTGTCCACGCTGCCGTCGCTGTCGAACCTGGAGCATTCGGTCAGTTATCCCAACTGGCAAATAatcctccttttcccttgGCCACAACCAACGAAGACTCTGAGACGTGGTCACCAGTCACGAACTCGATGCAACTTGGTGAAGGCAAGGAGGAGCAAGACGCCTTGCAAATGATGACCTTTATGAACGACGCGACTAAGACAGACCCAACCTCAACC GAGACTCCATGTcccaaggaaaagaaggggacTACACGTGGCGGTATCGAATCTGGGAGTGGTTCCGGGCGCAAAACATTGCCGTCCAGCTGGTGGGCCCCCTACACGGGGACCGCGCCGTCCGAACCGCAAGCCCACGGGGAGCTCCAGCACCAAGCCACGCTGGGCCAGCCCCCGACCAGCGGCGGGTACGCCCCCGACGTGTCCCCGGACTTTGATCGCCACCATTTCGCCGTGTGGGGCCGCGTGGCCGCCATCGACAAGGACTTGATCTATGATGTCCTCAGTGCCCACCAAGCAGacttgatgctgctgatgctggggtTCAACGACATGGCCTGGTTCCAGAGTGATGCATCGGGCACTCTGGACAGTATCCGTACCCTAGTCATCAATGCCCGCGCAGCCAATCCAAACCTCAAGTTCGCCATCGCCAATGTCCCCCAGCGCACCCTAATCCCGGGTCGAGAGGATATTCCGTTTAACACCAATATCTATAATGCGTTGCTGCGGAATGCTGTCCCAGAGTGGAGTAGTGCAGGTTCGCCCATTCATCTGGTCGAACTGCAGGAGAACTACGACTGTGGACCAGATGCATGTCCTGCCGGTTATGATGGACTGCATCCGAATACTCTGGGAGAGTATCAGATCGCTCGCGCGTTCAGCCTTACTCTGGTGAAGGTTTACGGGATCGGAAACTCTCCGTTGATCATTCCTGACAAGATTCCAGAGAGGCCTCCCCACTTGTCGTTCAGTTTCTAA